One region of Streptococcus salivarius genomic DNA includes:
- the recU gene encoding Holliday junction resolvase RecU, producing MVNYPHQISRKIAQVRPKKSNRVDFANRGMSFESAINATNDYYLSRGLAVIHKKPTPVQIVKVDYPKRSRAKIVEAYFRQASTTDYSGVYKGYYIDFEAKETRQKTSMPMKNFHAHQIEHMSQVISQDGICFVLLHFSTLKETYLLPAKDLIAFYQIDKGSKSMPLDYIKKRGYAIAEAAYPQVPYLEIIEKLLGGNT from the coding sequence ATGGTAAACTATCCCCATCAGATATCTCGTAAGATAGCACAAGTACGTCCTAAAAAATCAAATAGAGTTGACTTTGCCAATCGGGGTATGAGCTTTGAATCTGCTATTAACGCGACTAATGATTACTATTTGTCGCGTGGTTTAGCCGTTATTCATAAAAAACCCACTCCTGTTCAAATTGTCAAAGTCGATTATCCCAAACGCTCACGAGCAAAGATTGTAGAAGCTTACTTTAGACAAGCCTCTACTACCGACTACTCTGGTGTTTACAAAGGATACTACATTGATTTTGAAGCCAAAGAGACTCGACAAAAGACATCCATGCCTATGAAAAACTTTCATGCGCATCAAATTGAGCACATGTCTCAGGTCATCAGTCAAGATGGGATCTGCTTCGTGCTACTTCACTTCTCGACGCTTAAGGAAACCTACCTTCTGCCTGCCAAAGACTTGATCGCTTTTTATCAAATTGATAAAGGGTCGAAATCAATGCCTCTTGATTATATCAAAAAAAGAGGCTATGCAATTGCAGAAGCAGCTTATCCTCAAGTTCCTTATTTAGAAATCATTGAAAAATTATTAGGTGGTAACACATAA
- the gpsB gene encoding cell division regulator GpsB, giving the protein MAKINLTPKKIYEQEFKTSMRGYDKKEVDEFLDDVIKDYGVYIALVKELQEENAKLKAKTSSAPASRPAYASATSEPSRANANVASASNYDILKRISRLEKEVFGKQIVE; this is encoded by the coding sequence ATGGCTAAGATTAATTTAACGCCCAAGAAAATCTACGAACAAGAATTTAAAACAAGCATGCGTGGCTACGATAAAAAAGAAGTTGATGAGTTTTTAGATGATGTAATCAAAGATTACGGTGTCTATATTGCTCTAGTTAAGGAATTGCAAGAAGAAAATGCAAAACTTAAGGCTAAAACTTCTTCAGCTCCTGCAAGTCGCCCAGCATACGCAAGCGCGACAAGTGAGCCATCACGTGCGAATGCCAATGTTGCTTCGGCTTCAAACTATGATATCTTAAAACGTATCAGTCGTTTGGAAAAAGAGGTCTTTGGAAAACAAATCGTCGAATAA
- a CDS encoding GNAT family N-acetyltransferase, whose protein sequence is MLIRHAREDDWADVVRIEQENFSPEEAATPEAIAERLETICDTFLIAEIDGVVAGYIEGPVIAERYLTDDLFHKVAPNASQGGFIAVTSLSISKDFKGQGIGTALIAALKDLAIAQKRQGISLTCHDYLIAYYEMNGFTDEGESESKHGGSSWYNMVWENPETH, encoded by the coding sequence ATGCTTATTCGACATGCCCGAGAGGATGATTGGGCTGATGTTGTTCGTATCGAACAAGAAAATTTTTCGCCTGAAGAGGCTGCAACTCCAGAGGCTATTGCAGAGCGTTTAGAGACGATTTGTGATACCTTTCTAATTGCTGAAATTGATGGCGTTGTAGCTGGTTACATCGAAGGACCTGTGATTGCGGAACGTTATCTCACAGATGACCTGTTCCATAAAGTGGCTCCTAATGCTAGTCAAGGAGGTTTTATTGCAGTGACTAGTTTGTCTATCTCCAAAGACTTTAAAGGGCAAGGTATTGGAACAGCCTTGATTGCAGCGCTTAAAGATCTGGCTATTGCTCAAAAACGCCAAGGTATTAGTTTGACTTGTCATGATTACTTGATTGCTTACTATGAGATGAATGGTTTCACTGATGAGGGAGAATCAGAATCAAAGCATGGTGGAAGCTCTTGGTATAATATGGTCTGGGAGAACCCAGAAACCCATTGA
- a CDS encoding DEAD/DEAH box helicase → MAKLMPGRVRNEGIELFEKDLITIHQVSETQLDTTVDQHHLIYALNDSEITCDCDYFAQKGYCPHLAAVEYYLKNDKEGQRLLAELEEEQESSQGQERGHSFGGLFLEGLSLNEDDTVRYSLMVEGEESTFGSEIWWSIRLRRLPDERSYVIRDIPAFLKLVEAEGYYQIGKNYYEPLSLIQFDQASQAFLDFLGRMIPDEAKTNLDFILPNNARHLCLPYGFFEEGLRRMQDLDGFRFEWEGTEYRQLLVEDLTADAQLFSFDICVEPKMIELTVAEKNSQAFFNNRILFYQGVFYRLNRKQQKLLVGLRSLPIGSDLNKHVSFNLDEQAILAASLFDFRTMGPVKAPKAFNIKDFTPRFRFDLKGDSEVILTLAFDFNGFLVQDRQELSHLGFTSNYRHEQAVFRLMSKHGFTPDFQSSKRLGSSQELYDFFTNTLSDFENSGTVLIGQELRDLRVEQSPQVQVERQGNLLDISFDFSSLDDEDVDHALAALMESSPYFINRSGQLIVFDEATYRISESLKTLRARYSGKGHLELNQLTAYQLMDALSESDSVRFSKDFQLLTQHLSKPETFDLPTYKVEAGLRPYQEKGVQWLSMLHHYGFGGILADDMGLGKTLQTIAYLSAHLEEGQRVLVLSPSSLIYNWQDEFKKFAPQLDVAVSYGLKPKRDDIIAEDHQIIITSYASFRQDFDAYKAGKYDYLILDEAQVMKNTQTKIAQYLRDFSVPHCLALSGTPIENHLLEIWSIFQIILPGLLPAKKTFLKLTPKEVARYISPFILRRKKEEVLPDLPDLIEITHQSELSDAQKAIYLAQLQQMQQGLISASDQEINRRKVEILSGITRLRQICDTPALFMDYAGDSGKLDSLRELLSQIKESDHRVLIFSQFRGMLDITEGLLQELGISSYKLTGSTPSDSRQEMTRAFNQGSRDAFLISLKAGGVGLNLTGADTVILIDLWWNPAVEMQAISRAHRIGQEQNVEVYRLITRGTIEEKILELQEGKKNLVTTVLDGNESRASMTVEDIKEILGIAIS, encoded by the coding sequence ATGGCAAAATTGATGCCGGGTAGAGTCCGTAATGAGGGTATTGAACTTTTTGAAAAGGATCTCATTACCATTCATCAGGTCTCAGAAACTCAGTTGGATACAACAGTTGACCAACATCATTTAATTTATGCACTCAATGATTCTGAAATCACGTGTGACTGTGATTATTTCGCTCAAAAAGGCTATTGTCCCCATTTGGCAGCGGTTGAGTATTATCTAAAAAATGATAAAGAAGGCCAGCGCCTCTTGGCAGAACTGGAAGAGGAACAAGAGTCCTCTCAAGGCCAAGAGCGAGGGCACTCTTTTGGTGGTTTATTTTTAGAAGGGCTTTCCCTGAATGAAGATGATACCGTTAGATATAGCTTGATGGTAGAGGGAGAGGAATCTACCTTTGGTTCAGAGATTTGGTGGAGTATACGTTTACGTCGCTTACCAGATGAACGTTCTTATGTTATTCGAGATATTCCTGCCTTCCTCAAACTTGTAGAGGCTGAGGGTTATTATCAGATAGGTAAGAACTACTATGAACCCCTATCACTTATTCAATTTGACCAGGCTTCACAGGCATTTTTAGACTTCTTAGGACGGATGATTCCAGATGAAGCCAAGACTAATTTAGACTTTATTTTACCGAATAATGCACGTCACCTTTGTCTCCCTTACGGTTTTTTTGAGGAAGGTTTGAGACGGATGCAAGATTTGGATGGCTTTAGGTTTGAATGGGAAGGAACCGAATATCGCCAACTTTTGGTCGAGGATTTGACCGCTGATGCTCAGCTCTTCTCGTTTGATATTTGTGTCGAGCCCAAGATGATTGAATTGACTGTCGCTGAGAAGAATAGTCAGGCCTTTTTTAATAATCGTATTCTCTTTTATCAAGGTGTTTTTTATCGTCTGAATCGAAAACAACAAAAACTTTTGGTTGGCTTACGCTCTCTTCCAATCGGAAGCGATTTGAATAAGCACGTCAGCTTTAATCTCGATGAACAAGCCATCTTGGCTGCTAGTCTTTTTGATTTTAGGACTATGGGGCCGGTTAAGGCACCAAAAGCTTTTAATATCAAGGACTTTACACCGAGATTTCGCTTTGATCTGAAAGGTGATAGTGAGGTTATTCTTACATTAGCTTTTGATTTTAATGGCTTCTTGGTACAAGATCGCCAAGAGTTGAGTCATTTAGGATTTACTAGTAACTATCGTCATGAGCAGGCTGTTTTTCGTTTGATGTCTAAACATGGATTCACCCCTGATTTTCAGTCATCTAAACGATTAGGTAGCAGTCAAGAGCTCTATGATTTCTTTACAAATACTCTATCAGATTTTGAAAATTCAGGAACGGTTCTGATTGGACAGGAGTTACGTGACTTACGGGTTGAGCAGAGTCCACAGGTTCAGGTAGAGCGTCAGGGAAATTTATTAGATATTTCCTTTGATTTTTCAAGTCTTGACGACGAAGATGTGGATCATGCTTTAGCAGCCTTGATGGAAAGCTCGCCCTATTTTATCAATCGTAGTGGTCAGTTGATTGTTTTTGACGAAGCGACGTATCGTATTAGTGAGAGTCTCAAAACTCTGAGAGCTCGTTACTCAGGAAAAGGTCACCTAGAACTCAATCAATTAACTGCCTATCAATTGATGGATGCTCTTTCAGAAAGTGATTCTGTTCGTTTTTCAAAAGATTTCCAACTCTTAACGCAACATTTGAGTAAGCCAGAGACCTTTGATTTGCCAACCTATAAGGTAGAAGCTGGCCTTCGTCCCTACCAGGAAAAAGGTGTTCAGTGGCTATCGATGTTGCATCACTATGGTTTTGGCGGTATCTTGGCCGACGATATGGGGTTGGGGAAAACCTTGCAAACTATTGCCTACCTCTCTGCACATTTAGAAGAAGGACAACGAGTTTTGGTTTTGTCACCATCAAGTCTGATTTACAATTGGCAGGATGAGTTTAAAAAGTTTGCCCCTCAGTTAGATGTAGCGGTTTCTTATGGACTCAAGCCAAAACGTGATGACATCATTGCCGAAGACCACCAGATTATTATTACAAGCTATGCTTCCTTCCGTCAGGATTTTGATGCTTACAAGGCTGGCAAATATGACTATCTCATTCTTGATGAGGCTCAGGTCATGAAGAATACACAGACAAAGATTGCCCAATATCTACGTGATTTTTCTGTTCCACATTGCTTAGCACTATCTGGAACGCCTATTGAAAATCATTTGTTGGAGATTTGGTCTATTTTCCAGATTATTCTACCAGGACTTTTACCAGCTAAAAAAACTTTCCTTAAGTTAACACCTAAGGAAGTGGCTAGGTATATTTCTCCCTTTATTCTAAGACGTAAAAAAGAAGAGGTCCTTCCTGATCTCCCAGATTTGATTGAAATCACTCACCAAAGTGAATTGTCAGATGCTCAAAAGGCTATCTATTTAGCACAATTACAACAGATGCAACAAGGATTAATTTCAGCAAGTGATCAGGAAATCAACCGTCGTAAGGTGGAAATCTTGTCAGGAATTACCCGCTTACGACAAATCTGTGATACCCCAGCTCTCTTTATGGACTATGCGGGAGATAGCGGAAAATTAGATAGCCTTAGAGAGTTGCTTAGCCAAATTAAGGAATCAGACCATCGTGTCCTTATCTTCTCACAATTTCGTGGAATGTTAGATATTACAGAGGGGCTCTTACAAGAATTAGGGATTTCCTCATATAAGCTAACAGGGTCAACGCCATCTGATAGTCGTCAAGAGATGACCAGAGCCTTCAATCAAGGAAGTCGAGATGCCTTTTTGATTTCTCTGAAAGCAGGAGGAGTGGGACTGAATCTAACTGGTGCTGATACGGTAATTCTGATTGACCTTTGGTGGAATCCAGCGGTAGAAATGCAGGCTATTAGTCGTGCTCACCGTATAGGTCAGGAACAAAATGTCGAAGTTTACCGTTTGATTACAAGAGGGACTATTGAAGAGAAAATTCTTGAGCTTCAAGAAGGTAAGAAAAACCTCGTCACAACAGTATTGGATGGCAATGAAAGCCGTGCCAGCATGACAGTAGAGGATATTAAAGAAATTCTTGGTATTGCAATATCTTAA
- the murC gene encoding UDP-N-acetylmuramate--L-alanine ligase: MSKTYHFIGIKGSGMSALALMLHQMGHKVQGSDVEKYYFTQRGLEQAGIPILPFDEKNITEDVELIAGNAFREDNNVEVAYAIKNGYSFKRYHEFLGHFMDQFTSFGVAGAHGKTSTTGLLSHVMKNITDTSYLIGDGTGRGSANAQYFVFESDEYERHFMPYHPAYSIITNIDFDHPDYFTSIDDVFSAFDDYAKQVQKGLFVYGEDPHLRKITANAPIYYYGFEENDDFIATDIVRTTTGSNFKVKHYGQILGEFHVPAYGRHNILNATAVIGNLYVAGFDMDLVAEHLKTFSGVKRRFTEKIISGTVVIDDFAHHPTEIIATLDAARQKYPSKEIVAIFQPHTFTRTIALLDEFAEALSEADAVYLAQIYGSAREVDHGDVKVEDLAAKINKPAKVVTVENVSPLLDHDNAVYVFMGAGDIQLYERSFEELLASLQTHM; encoded by the coding sequence ATGTCAAAAACTTATCATTTTATTGGAATTAAAGGATCTGGTATGTCAGCTTTGGCTTTGATGCTCCACCAAATGGGACACAAGGTTCAAGGTTCAGATGTGGAAAAATATTACTTCACTCAACGTGGTCTTGAGCAAGCAGGTATTCCTATCCTTCCTTTCGATGAAAAAAACATCACAGAAGATGTTGAATTGATTGCTGGAAATGCCTTTCGTGAAGATAACAACGTTGAAGTTGCTTATGCAATTAAAAATGGCTACAGCTTTAAGCGTTATCACGAGTTCTTGGGTCACTTCATGGATCAATTCACTAGCTTTGGTGTGGCAGGTGCACATGGTAAGACTTCTACAACAGGTCTCTTGTCACATGTTATGAAAAATATCACCGACACGTCATACCTTATCGGTGACGGAACTGGACGAGGTTCTGCTAATGCACAATACTTTGTCTTTGAGTCTGATGAATATGAACGTCATTTCATGCCATACCACCCAGCATACTCAATCATCACTAACATTGACTTTGACCATCCTGATTACTTTACAAGTATCGATGATGTGTTCTCTGCCTTTGATGATTATGCTAAGCAAGTGCAAAAAGGACTCTTTGTTTACGGTGAGGATCCACATCTTCGTAAGATTACAGCCAATGCGCCAATCTATTACTACGGTTTCGAAGAAAATGATGACTTTATAGCAACAGACATTGTGCGTACAACGACAGGGTCTAATTTCAAGGTGAAACATTATGGACAAATCCTTGGAGAATTCCATGTGCCAGCCTATGGTCGACACAATATCTTGAATGCAACTGCGGTTATTGGGAACCTCTATGTAGCCGGTTTTGACATGGACTTGGTTGCGGAACACCTTAAAACTTTCTCAGGTGTTAAACGCCGTTTCACAGAGAAAATTATCAGTGGTACTGTTGTCATCGATGACTTTGCTCACCATCCAACTGAAATTATTGCAACGCTTGATGCAGCACGCCAAAAGTACCCATCTAAAGAGATTGTTGCTATTTTCCAACCACATACCTTCACACGTACCATCGCCCTTCTTGATGAATTTGCTGAAGCTTTGAGTGAAGCAGATGCTGTTTATTTGGCGCAAATTTACGGTTCAGCGCGTGAGGTTGACCATGGTGATGTTAAGGTTGAAGATCTTGCTGCTAAGATCAATAAACCTGCCAAAGTGGTTACAGTTGAAAATGTCTCACCTCTCCTTGACCATGACAATGCTGTTTATGTCTTTATGGGAGCTGGGGACATCCAACTTTACGAACGCTCGTTCGAAGAGCTCCTAGCAAGCTTGCAAACACACATGTAA
- a CDS encoding cell division site-positioning protein MapZ family protein, whose product MSEDKTQNGYEGSQELDFQDAKEMTVGEAVRKEAEINAGVTETDSILDKYIKQHREEVASQKFSKKIEADGDTSPLDAFIQKQRQEFADSGLIGQSMANESINSTAATEEVTPVTFGFGATDNKADETQSHIDKQLPNAPVEPEVIAEPESQSSEVIITSTNADRFITSETEKFDLGDALADSATSTNQPTPAYNDALVDNIDDNNPLIANIDDPEPQNPVVANIDDTEPQASKPLLDDVAISDTIDLAAIASTVAGVTGAKADEEKTTPKVSMAVNRPSAEDRISSESISPSHKSAFDGDIPVYRRKGVVIGALAVLALAIIGGSYALYKGTHSQSAKTTSTASSAVTSSSSKDTAAADNKAFEEMYKNFFTDDEQTKLANDQFGKLSDLEKLLKKLEKTKYYDAAKKKYDNLKKQIEAVQKINSQFESDALVDGSYNASIAVKSDANFNNLPESVTTTGNASLDSTIQEAIKGGKTQLEEKAKAASATSAATAADSANTASPAAPSGDNTSGAASTGGGAAASNTSGAQNGAANSAGSTGSTGATGGTTGGSAAASTVVTRGITNYNPSILQRDRSRVPYNANVVADTSNPAWTWADGVLDKIINESHSRGYFSGDNFILEPVNIINGNGYYNLYLPDGTYLFSINCKTGYYVGNGSGHSDKLDY is encoded by the coding sequence GTGTCAGAAGATAAAACACAAAATGGCTATGAAGGTAGCCAAGAGCTAGATTTCCAGGATGCCAAGGAAATGACAGTCGGTGAGGCTGTCCGCAAAGAAGCTGAGATTAATGCTGGTGTAACAGAAACAGATAGCATTTTGGATAAGTATATCAAGCAACACCGCGAAGAAGTTGCCTCACAAAAATTTTCAAAGAAAATTGAAGCTGATGGCGACACATCACCTTTGGATGCTTTTATTCAAAAGCAACGTCAGGAGTTTGCAGATTCAGGTTTGATTGGTCAATCAATGGCTAATGAGTCAATCAACTCAACAGCAGCTACTGAAGAAGTAACACCAGTCACATTTGGTTTTGGTGCTACAGATAACAAGGCTGATGAAACTCAATCTCATATTGACAAGCAGTTACCAAATGCTCCTGTTGAACCTGAGGTTATTGCAGAACCAGAAAGTCAAAGTTCTGAAGTTATCATTACGTCAACGAATGCTGATCGTTTCATCACGTCAGAAACAGAAAAATTTGACCTTGGTGATGCACTTGCAGATTCAGCTACTTCAACTAATCAGCCAACGCCAGCCTATAACGATGCATTGGTAGATAATATTGATGATAACAATCCTTTGATTGCTAACATCGATGATCCAGAACCACAAAATCCTGTTGTTGCCAATATTGACGATACTGAGCCACAAGCTTCAAAACCTTTGTTGGATGATGTTGCTATTTCAGATACTATTGACTTGGCAGCTATTGCATCAACAGTGGCAGGGGTAACTGGAGCAAAAGCTGACGAAGAAAAGACAACACCAAAAGTGTCTATGGCAGTTAATCGCCCATCTGCAGAAGACAGAATCTCTTCAGAGTCTATTTCTCCATCGCATAAGAGTGCCTTTGATGGTGATATTCCAGTTTACCGTCGTAAAGGTGTTGTTATCGGTGCTCTAGCAGTTCTTGCTTTAGCTATTATTGGTGGTAGCTATGCTCTTTATAAAGGAACACATAGCCAATCGGCAAAAACAACAAGCACAGCTTCTTCAGCAGTGACATCATCATCAAGCAAGGACACGGCAGCTGCTGATAATAAGGCCTTCGAAGAAATGTATAAGAATTTCTTCACAGATGACGAGCAAACAAAACTCGCTAATGATCAATTTGGTAAGCTATCAGATTTGGAAAAACTGCTCAAGAAATTGGAGAAAACCAAGTATTATGATGCAGCTAAGAAAAAATATGATAACTTGAAGAAACAAATTGAAGCTGTACAAAAGATTAACAGTCAGTTTGAGTCAGATGCTCTTGTAGATGGTAGCTATAATGCCTCTATCGCTGTTAAATCAGATGCTAACTTTAATAATCTTCCAGAAAGCGTAACAACAACTGGGAATGCGAGTCTTGATAGCACTATCCAAGAAGCTATTAAGGGTGGTAAGACTCAGCTTGAAGAAAAAGCTAAGGCTGCGAGCGCAACATCTGCAGCGACAGCTGCTGATAGCGCCAATACTGCTAGTCCTGCTGCACCTTCAGGTGATAACACGTCTGGAGCAGCTTCTACTGGTGGTGGTGCGGCTGCGTCAAATACATCTGGAGCGCAAAATGGAGCAGCTAACTCAGCAGGTTCAACAGGTTCAACTGGTGCGACTGGAGGAACTACTGGTGGCTCAGCTGCAGCTTCAACAGTTGTAACACGCGGAATCACAAATTATAACCCATCAATCCTTCAACGTGACCGCTCACGTGTGCCTTATAATGCAAACGTAGTAGCAGATACAAGTAACCCAGCTTGGACTTGGGCTGACGGTGTTCTTGATAAGATCATCAATGAATCACACTCACGTGGTTACTTCTCAGGAGATAACTTCATCCTTGAGCCAGTTAACATCATTAATGGTAATGGTTACTACAACTTGTACCTTCCAGATGGAACTTACCTCTTCAGTATCAACTGTAAGACAGGTTACTATGTTGGTAATGGTTCAGGTCACTCAGATAAACTTGATTATTAA
- a CDS encoding DUF1273 domain-containing protein, with protein MTSLLVTGYKSFELGIFKDKDPKVTIIKKAIKRDFKRFLDDGVDWMIFTGNLGFEFWALEVAKELQQDYPLKLATLFPFETHGQNWNEANQTKLAAFKQVDFVKYSFPAYQSPAQFKQFNQFLIDNTDQAYLFYEPENETNLKYFYGMMIEARDYPVFRLTFDDLNEVMSE; from the coding sequence ATGACATCACTACTGGTAACTGGTTATAAGAGCTTTGAACTCGGTATTTTTAAAGACAAGGACCCTAAAGTAACTATTATCAAGAAAGCAATTAAACGTGATTTTAAGCGTTTCTTGGATGATGGTGTGGATTGGATGATTTTTACCGGCAACCTCGGTTTTGAATTTTGGGCACTAGAAGTGGCCAAAGAACTTCAGCAAGACTATCCTTTGAAGTTAGCGACACTCTTTCCTTTTGAAACGCATGGTCAGAATTGGAATGAAGCGAATCAAACAAAACTGGCAGCCTTTAAGCAGGTTGATTTTGTCAAGTATAGCTTTCCCGCTTACCAATCTCCAGCCCAGTTTAAACAATTTAATCAGTTTCTCATTGACAATACAGATCAGGCTTATTTATTTTATGAACCTGAAAATGAAACAAATCTGAAATATTTTTACGGTATGATGATAGAAGCAAGGGATTATCCCGTATTTCGACTGACTTTTGATGACCTCAATGAGGTCATGTCGGAATAG
- a CDS encoding THUMP domain-containing class I SAM-dependent RNA methyltransferase, translating to MKETFTLVATAAAGLEAVVGRELRELGYDTQVENGKVSFQGDVRAIAETNLWLRAADRIKIVVGEFPARTFEELFQGVFALDWENYLPLGAKFPISKAKCVKSKLHNEPSVQAISKKAVVKKLQKYFHRPEGVPLQETGAEFKIEVSILKDKATVLIDTTGASLFKRGYRTDKGGAPIKENMAAAILELSNWYPDKPLIDPTCGSGTFCIEAAMIGMNIAPGFNRDFAFEAWNWVDKDLVQLVRDEADSKANYDIELDIMGCDIDGRMVEIAKANAREAGLEDVIKLKQMRLQDLKTDKINGVIISNPPYGERLLDDKAVDILYNEMGQTFAPLKTWSKFILTSDEQFESKYGMKADKKRKLYNGTLRVDLYQYFGERVRRSEARKVN from the coding sequence ATGAAAGAAACATTTACATTAGTAGCAACTGCTGCAGCAGGTCTTGAGGCTGTGGTTGGACGTGAATTGCGTGAGTTAGGTTATGACACTCAGGTTGAAAATGGTAAGGTGAGTTTCCAAGGCGATGTTCGTGCAATAGCGGAAACTAACCTTTGGTTGAGAGCAGCAGACCGTATCAAGATTGTAGTGGGTGAATTTCCAGCACGTACCTTTGAGGAACTCTTTCAGGGAGTTTTTGCCTTAGACTGGGAAAATTATCTTCCGCTAGGTGCAAAGTTCCCAATTTCTAAAGCTAAATGTGTGAAATCAAAGCTTCATAATGAGCCATCTGTTCAGGCAATTTCCAAAAAAGCTGTCGTGAAGAAATTGCAGAAGTATTTCCACCGTCCAGAAGGAGTGCCTCTTCAAGAAACAGGAGCGGAATTTAAGATTGAAGTCTCTATTTTAAAGGATAAGGCTACCGTTTTGATTGATACCACAGGTGCTAGTCTCTTTAAGCGTGGCTACCGTACTGATAAAGGTGGGGCACCGATTAAAGAAAATATGGCGGCTGCTATTCTTGAACTTAGTAACTGGTATCCGGATAAACCGTTGATTGACCCAACTTGTGGTTCAGGGACCTTCTGTATTGAGGCTGCAATGATTGGTATGAATATTGCGCCAGGATTTAATCGTGATTTTGCCTTTGAAGCATGGAATTGGGTGGATAAAGATTTAGTACAGTTGGTACGTGATGAAGCAGATAGCAAGGCGAATTATGATATTGAATTAGATATTATGGGTTGTGATATTGATGGCCGTATGGTTGAGATTGCAAAAGCCAATGCTCGTGAGGCAGGTCTTGAAGATGTTATTAAATTGAAACAAATGCGTTTACAGGACCTGAAAACAGATAAAATCAATGGTGTCATTATTTCAAACCCTCCTTATGGTGAGCGTTTGTTGGATGACAAGGCTGTGGATATCTTGTATAATGAAATGGGTCAAACTTTTGCGCCACTTAAAACTTGGAGCAAGTTTATCTTGACCAGCGATGAACAATTTGAAAGCAAATACGGTATGAAAGCCGATAAAAAACGTAAGCTTTATAACGGGACACTCCGTGTTGATTTGTATCAATATTTTGGTGAGCGTGTTCGCCGTTCTGAGGCTAGAAAGGTAAATTAA